The following coding sequences are from one Streptomyces sp. NBC_01485 window:
- a CDS encoding 3-oxoacyl-ACP reductase, which produces MTAQTPDIVCRRLVGRTAVITGAGSGIGLATARRLASEGAHVVCGDVDETRGKAAAAEIGGTFVKVDVTDPEQVEALFKTAYDTYGSVDIAFNNAGISPPDDDSILETGLEAWKRVQEVNLTSVYLCCKAAIPYMRRQGKGSIINTASFVARMGAATSQISYTASKGGVLAMSRELGVQFAREGIRVNALCPGPVNTPLLQELFATDPERAARRLVHIPVGRFAEAEEIAAAVAFLASDDSSFVNASDFLVDGGISGAYVTPL; this is translated from the coding sequence GTGACCGCTCAGACCCCTGACATCGTCTGCCGCCGCCTCGTCGGCCGGACGGCCGTCATCACCGGCGCCGGCAGCGGCATCGGCCTCGCCACCGCGCGCCGGCTCGCCTCCGAGGGCGCGCACGTCGTCTGCGGCGACGTCGACGAGACCCGCGGCAAGGCCGCCGCCGCCGAGATCGGCGGGACCTTTGTGAAGGTCGACGTCACCGACCCCGAGCAGGTCGAAGCGCTGTTCAAGACGGCCTACGACACCTACGGCAGCGTCGACATCGCCTTCAACAACGCGGGCATCTCGCCGCCCGACGACGACTCCATCCTGGAGACCGGCCTCGAGGCCTGGAAGCGCGTCCAGGAGGTCAACCTGACCTCCGTCTACCTGTGTTGCAAGGCCGCCATCCCCTACATGCGGCGCCAGGGCAAGGGGTCGATCATCAACACGGCGTCGTTCGTGGCGCGGATGGGCGCGGCCACGTCCCAGATCTCGTACACGGCGTCCAAGGGCGGGGTGCTGGCCATGTCCCGTGAGCTGGGCGTGCAGTTCGCGCGGGAGGGCATCCGCGTGAACGCCCTCTGCCCCGGGCCGGTCAACACCCCGCTCCTCCAGGAGCTGTTCGCCACGGACCCCGAGCGGGCGGCCCGCCGGCTGGTCCACATCCCCGTCGGCCGGTTCGCCGAGGCCGAGGAGATCGCCGCCGCCGTCGCCTTCCTGGCCAGCGACGACTCCTCGTTCGTCAACGCCAGCGACTTCCTGGTGGACGGCGGGATCTCCGGGGCGTACGTCACCCCGCTGTAG
- a CDS encoding aldehyde dehydrogenase family protein — MTVEDELTVLNPATEEVVATVPAATEADVDAAVVRAAGAQAKWAALPPADRARQLRRFADVVDAHLEELARLEVREAGHLLGNARWEAGNARDLLLYAAGGVERLLGRQIPVAGGWDVTFHEPLGVVGVIAPWNFPMPIAAWGSFPALAAGNAVLLKPAETTPLTALRLAELALEAGLPEGLFHVLPGYGAVTGRALVDHPGVAKIVFTGSTRTGREVMERCARQVKPVTLELGGKSPNVVFADADLKTAVDPFSFLDNSGQDCCARTRILVQESVYDEVAEHLARELSAVVVGDPADEATQMGPLISRQQVDRVRSFVPDDAQALRGTAPDGPGFWFPPTVLTGAAPDSGAAREEIFGPVAVLLPFIDEADAIRLANDTPYGLSGSIWTRDIGRALRVSQAVRAGNLSVNSHSSVRYWTPFGGFKQSGVGRELGPDALTAFTETKNVFISTEGPAQ; from the coding sequence CTGACCGTCGAGGATGAGCTGACCGTCCTCAATCCCGCGACGGAAGAGGTCGTCGCGACCGTCCCCGCCGCCACCGAGGCCGACGTGGACGCGGCCGTCGTACGCGCCGCCGGGGCGCAGGCGAAGTGGGCCGCGCTCCCGCCCGCCGACCGCGCCCGCCAACTGCGCCGCTTCGCCGACGTCGTCGACGCGCACCTGGAGGAACTGGCCCGGCTGGAGGTCCGGGAGGCCGGTCACCTCCTCGGCAACGCCCGCTGGGAGGCCGGCAACGCCCGCGACCTGCTGCTCTACGCGGCCGGTGGCGTCGAACGGCTCCTCGGCAGGCAGATCCCCGTCGCCGGCGGCTGGGACGTCACCTTCCACGAGCCCCTCGGCGTGGTCGGCGTGATCGCCCCCTGGAACTTCCCGATGCCGATCGCCGCCTGGGGCTCCTTCCCGGCCCTCGCCGCCGGCAACGCGGTCCTCCTCAAGCCCGCCGAGACCACCCCGCTCACCGCCCTGCGCCTGGCCGAACTCGCCCTGGAGGCAGGCCTCCCCGAGGGCCTGTTCCACGTCCTCCCCGGCTACGGCGCGGTCACCGGACGCGCGCTCGTCGACCACCCCGGCGTCGCGAAGATCGTGTTCACCGGCTCCACCCGCACCGGCCGCGAGGTCATGGAACGCTGCGCCCGGCAGGTCAAACCGGTCACCCTGGAACTCGGCGGCAAGAGCCCCAACGTCGTCTTCGCGGACGCCGACCTGAAGACCGCCGTCGACCCCTTCTCCTTCCTGGACAACTCCGGCCAGGACTGCTGCGCCCGCACCCGGATCCTCGTCCAGGAGTCGGTGTACGACGAGGTCGCCGAGCACCTCGCCAGGGAGCTGTCCGCTGTCGTGGTCGGCGATCCGGCCGACGAGGCGACGCAGATGGGCCCGCTGATCTCCCGCCAACAGGTGGACCGCGTACGGTCGTTCGTGCCGGACGACGCCCAGGCCCTGCGCGGAACGGCCCCCGACGGCCCCGGCTTCTGGTTCCCGCCGACCGTCCTCACCGGCGCCGCGCCCGACTCCGGCGCGGCCCGCGAGGAGATCTTCGGACCCGTGGCCGTCCTGCTGCCCTTCATCGACGAGGCGGACGCGATCCGGCTCGCCAACGACACCCCCTACGGCCTCTCCGGCTCCATCTGGACCCGCGACATCGGCCGCGCCCTGCGCGTCTCGCAGGCCGTGCGCGCCGGGAACCTGTCCGTCAACTCCCACTCCAGCGTCCGCTATTGGACGCCCTTCGGCGGCTTCAAACAGTCCGGCGTCGGCCGTGAGCTGGGCCCGGACGCCCTGACCGCCTTCACCGAAACCAAGAACGTCTTCATCAGCACGGAGGGCCCCGCACAGTGA